Proteins encoded within one genomic window of Alteribacter populi:
- a CDS encoding MGDG synthase family glycosyltransferase, which translates to MKARVLLLTASFGGKNHTVNEVLKEEWEGKGSVCESVDLISCLPSWFKLYLHIVEKVSRLSHLIFHQSNKRGYRFPSVALDSSFFWSRAIERIQLSRPSIIISVHPLATAVASLAIRCDAFKTKPSLFSLVTDYSSYGMSLTKETTAVFLPDKNEVIEQQKAFPFTKFVQGCVPIEKKWYNRADKDKLRERLGLPSNMRIATLRGELPYKKMIHYFKRCEEPWMLLCFPRENKREQKVLSKVKSRHDVRVFSNTQSISGYVKASDVLISKPESTAMAEANVAQVPTIMTKPSPGVEEANVRRLIHYPLFSSVTDLKMIGKRAEEVVQKQTSFDQADRFPMVKTEEMIENMIRLREVDRKKVVTPGEKGHLYRFHHELMMRRKREEEREFHS; encoded by the coding sequence ATGAAGGCGCGCGTTCTTTTATTAACGGCTTCTTTCGGTGGCAAAAATCATACGGTTAATGAAGTGTTAAAAGAAGAGTGGGAAGGAAAGGGGAGCGTATGTGAAAGCGTTGATCTCATTTCGTGCTTACCGTCTTGGTTTAAGCTTTATTTACATATAGTTGAGAAGGTTTCACGACTTTCTCATTTGATTTTTCATCAATCAAATAAGAGGGGCTACCGGTTCCCTTCAGTTGCGCTTGATTCGAGCTTCTTTTGGTCGCGGGCGATTGAGCGTATCCAGTTATCTAGACCGTCGATCATCATTAGCGTGCATCCGTTGGCAACGGCCGTTGCAAGCTTAGCGATTCGCTGTGATGCGTTTAAAACGAAGCCGTCGTTATTTTCTCTTGTGACGGATTATTCGAGTTATGGCATGTCATTAACAAAAGAGACAACAGCGGTATTTTTGCCCGATAAGAATGAAGTAATCGAACAACAAAAAGCGTTTCCGTTTACCAAGTTTGTCCAAGGCTGCGTTCCAATCGAGAAGAAATGGTATAACCGAGCGGATAAAGACAAGCTGCGAGAACGATTAGGTCTGCCTTCAAACATGCGGATCGCAACGTTGAGAGGTGAGCTTCCTTATAAAAAAATGATTCATTACTTTAAGCGGTGTGAGGAGCCGTGGATGCTTCTATGTTTTCCTAGAGAAAATAAACGAGAACAGAAGGTGTTGAGTAAGGTGAAGTCACGACACGATGTACGTGTTTTTTCAAATACTCAGTCTATCTCTGGTTATGTAAAAGCGTCAGACGTCCTCATCTCAAAGCCAGAATCGACTGCGATGGCAGAGGCGAATGTAGCCCAAGTTCCGACGATCATGACTAAACCTTCACCAGGAGTAGAAGAAGCTAATGTAAGGCGTTTGATTCACTACCCGTTGTTTTCTTCAGTAACTGACTTGAAGATGATAGGAAAACGTGCTGAAGAGGTTGTTCAAAAGCAAACCTCATTCGATCAGGCTGACCGTTTTCCAATGGTTAAAACTGAAGAAATGATCGAGAACATGATTCGTTTACGTGAAGTGGACCGGAAAAAAGTCGTTACACCAGGTGAGAAAGGCCATTTGTATCGGTTTCATCATGAGCTAATGATGCGGAGAAAACGAGAAGAAGAACGAGAGTTTCATTCTTGA
- a CDS encoding TetR/AcrR family transcriptional regulator translates to MKKNKDETKETIHKLIEVARMYFTEKGYAETSLEEIVNQANLTRGALYHHFGNKIGLFQVVLESVQKGIANRIETEAAQSDDVWEQLFLGCRAFVTAAVEPQNRRIFLIDGPSVLGWESWRRMDEQYSMRLLHEQLQSMQDQGFLKPVSINAMTHALSGALNESALWIAQMPDYQQALEETMTVVSHLLDGFKSR, encoded by the coding sequence ATGAAAAAGAATAAGGATGAAACAAAGGAAACCATTCACAAGCTAATAGAAGTAGCCAGAATGTATTTTACGGAAAAAGGATATGCAGAAACATCTCTAGAAGAAATCGTAAATCAAGCTAATTTAACACGCGGAGCACTGTATCATCATTTCGGGAATAAGATAGGGCTTTTTCAAGTAGTGTTAGAGTCCGTACAAAAAGGAATTGCAAATCGAATAGAAACAGAAGCAGCGCAAAGTGATGACGTTTGGGAGCAGCTTTTCCTTGGATGTCGTGCATTTGTAACTGCAGCGGTTGAACCTCAGAACAGACGAATATTCCTGATCGATGGTCCTTCAGTGTTAGGGTGGGAGTCTTGGCGCAGGATGGATGAACAATATTCTATGCGATTATTGCATGAACAACTTCAATCTATGCAAGACCAAGGCTTTTTAAAGCCGGTATCCATAAATGCTATGACACATGCTCTCTCTGGTGCTCTGAACGAATCGGCACTATGGATTGCACAAATGCCCGATTATCAACAGGCATTAGAGGAAACGATGACGGTTGTGTCTCATTTACTGGATGGGTTTAAATCTAGATAG
- a CDS encoding VOC family protein: MKSTGFYPVILTDQVTLSSKFYIDYFGFEPVFEAEWYVSLRMSQENSLFELAILDATHATLPDANRKKTEGLILNFEVDDVDAEYERLIVKEKLPLHLDIQDEDFGQRHFITSDPNGILIDIITIIPPKGAYRDQYMESVWSDTEMGRK, from the coding sequence ATGAAATCAACCGGGTTTTATCCTGTTATTTTGACAGACCAAGTGACGTTAAGCTCGAAATTTTACATCGACTATTTTGGTTTTGAGCCAGTATTTGAAGCTGAATGGTACGTAAGTTTACGAATGTCACAAGAAAATAGCCTATTTGAATTAGCGATCTTAGATGCCACACACGCTACTTTACCTGATGCCAATAGGAAAAAGACAGAAGGGCTTATTCTTAATTTTGAAGTCGATGATGTGGATGCGGAATATGAAAGACTCATTGTGAAAGAGAAGCTCCCATTACACCTTGACATTCAAGATGAAGATTTTGGACAGCGACATTTTATCACCTCCGATCCTAACGGAATTTTGATTGATATTATAACAATAATTCCCCCTAAAGGTGCCTATCGTGACCAATACATGGAATCGGTTTGGTCAGATACTGAAATGGGTAGGAAATAG
- a CDS encoding MBL fold metallo-hydrolase produces MILINDQLPILVDTGFGSDANYTEQLIKEVGVSPEDLHLIMNTHYHSDHVGGNFHLQKNYGVTIAAHKWEADIINSCDSEACSAEWLDQPVEPYLVETKLSDNDEINTGSRTLKVLYTPGHTLGHISLYEPEEEILICGDLFHKNDIGWLNIFREGVTSIQRSIESLDRLSTLQIRQAYSGHGPQMENPLAAIDAARNRLEKWLKMPEKISWHACKRIFSFTLIIKNGLANEEIDTYLLKCGWFQDFARYSFQLQPEEFIQILLDEMIRSGAASWHNNQLIATTPYQAPQKKWMNKNIKPKDWKPQDFLI; encoded by the coding sequence ATGATTCTTATTAACGATCAACTCCCGATTCTCGTTGATACAGGTTTTGGGAGTGATGCGAACTATACAGAGCAATTAATTAAAGAAGTTGGCGTTTCACCAGAAGATTTACACCTTATTATGAATACGCACTATCATAGTGACCATGTAGGAGGCAATTTTCATCTCCAAAAAAATTATGGTGTTACAATTGCTGCTCATAAATGGGAAGCCGATATAATTAATTCTTGTGACTCTGAAGCCTGTAGTGCAGAATGGTTAGATCAGCCTGTCGAACCTTACCTAGTCGAAACAAAGCTCTCAGATAACGATGAGATTAACACAGGAAGTAGAACCTTGAAAGTCTTGTACACACCGGGACATACGTTAGGACATATATCTTTATACGAACCTGAAGAAGAAATATTAATTTGTGGAGATCTCTTTCACAAAAATGATATCGGATGGTTAAACATCTTTCGAGAGGGTGTCACATCGATTCAACGGTCTATAGAAAGTTTGGATCGGTTGTCCACGCTCCAGATCAGGCAGGCATATTCAGGACATGGACCTCAAATGGAGAATCCCCTGGCTGCCATTGATGCAGCAAGGAATAGGCTTGAAAAGTGGCTCAAGATGCCAGAAAAGATTTCATGGCATGCGTGCAAGAGGATTTTTTCATTCACTTTAATTATTAAAAACGGATTGGCAAACGAAGAAATTGATACTTACCTACTAAAGTGTGGTTGGTTCCAAGATTTTGCACGCTACTCTTTCCAGCTTCAGCCAGAAGAATTTATTCAAATCCTGCTCGATGAAATGATTCGTTCCGGAGCAGCAAGCTGGCACAATAATCAATTAATCGCCACCACCCCATACCAAGCACCACAAAAGAAGTGGATGAATAAGAACATAAAGCCGAAAGATTGGAAACCTCAAGATTTTCTCATATAA
- a CDS encoding enoyl-CoA hydratase: MSLKVGDVITFERTFTVRDVELFTEVSCDEGSHHITPDEQGKLVIQGLLTATLPTKVGGDNNVLARTMNFEFLRPVFTEDTIRCEVTIEKFEKQDNNRTSIFASFLCTNQHEKQVLRGSFAGVIL; encoded by the coding sequence ATGTCATTAAAAGTAGGAGATGTCATTACGTTTGAACGGACGTTTACAGTAAGGGATGTTGAACTATTTACAGAAGTTTCATGTGATGAAGGTTCTCATCATATTACTCCTGATGAACAGGGGAAGCTTGTCATTCAAGGGTTGTTAACTGCTACATTACCAACAAAAGTTGGCGGAGATAACAATGTACTGGCTCGTACTATGAATTTTGAGTTTTTGAGACCCGTTTTTACAGAAGATACAATAAGATGTGAAGTAACGATCGAGAAGTTTGAAAAGCAAGACAATAATCGCACCTCTATTTTCGCCTCTTTCCTATGCACAAACCAGCATGAGAAACAAGTATTGAGAGGAAGCTTTGCAGGAGTAATATTATAA
- a CDS encoding GNAT family N-acetyltransferase, translating into MEMVVLQHGDDIFEEAVQVFWKEWGNESNYKFYKDCMIHSCINSDDIPLFYVALKNKKIIGTAAIIRNDLNSRQDLCPWLACLFVDKEFRGKQIGSELLNYGLKLANDLGYKKLYLTSDLENYYEKYGWTNNGVAYGVSGGHIKIYEKSTS; encoded by the coding sequence ATGGAGATGGTCGTTCTTCAACACGGAGATGACATATTTGAAGAAGCAGTTCAAGTGTTTTGGAAAGAATGGGGAAACGAGAGCAATTATAAATTTTACAAGGATTGCATGATTCATTCGTGCATAAATTCTGATGACATTCCATTATTTTATGTGGCATTAAAGAATAAAAAGATTATTGGGACAGCTGCTATCATTAGAAACGACCTCAACAGCAGGCAGGATCTATGCCCGTGGCTTGCCTGTTTATTTGTAGACAAAGAGTTCAGGGGAAAACAAATAGGCTCAGAGCTTCTGAATTACGGGCTAAAACTTGCTAATGATTTAGGCTACAAAAAGCTCTATTTGACTTCTGACCTTGAAAATTACTACGAAAAATACGGCTGGACAAACAATGGCGTTGCCTACGGAGTAAGCGGCGGACATATTAAAATTTATGAAAAATCCACAAGCTAG
- a CDS encoding DUF1801 domain-containing protein — MYEQKTKETDKSVIEFIENVESPKKCEDAYKLLAIFTETTGYQAKMWGPSIIGFGSYHYKYESGHEGDAPLVGFSPRKSNISLYFATGDTTRDELLKDFGKHKAGKACVYINKIADIEVDVLKALIDSSIKFLRETYPDN; from the coding sequence ATGTACGAACAAAAAACAAAGGAAACCGATAAAAGTGTCATTGAGTTTATTGAAAACGTTGAAAGTCCTAAGAAATGCGAAGATGCTTATAAGTTATTAGCTATTTTTACTGAAACGACAGGCTATCAAGCGAAGATGTGGGGACCGAGCATTATTGGCTTTGGTTCATATCATTATAAATATGAATCTGGTCACGAAGGTGACGCTCCTTTAGTAGGCTTTTCACCTCGAAAATCCAACATAAGTTTGTATTTTGCAACGGGTGACACAACGCGAGACGAACTGTTAAAGGACTTCGGAAAACATAAGGCTGGAAAAGCATGTGTGTACATCAATAAAATAGCAGATATTGAAGTGGATGTTTTAAAAGCATTAATCGACTCCTCTATAAAGTTTTTACGAGAAACTTATCCGGATAATTAG
- a CDS encoding S9 family peptidase, translating to MSKNDTNYLTIEEVISLSHFHDTAISEDGQQVAYVRKTSDWDDNTYRQHVWVYDSNIDKSHPVTVGKNESIHPRWSPDSQSLAYLSPVGEGDEKKKQIFIQPSQETGVLQISHTEHSVENFKWAPDGKGLFFTAKRPESEKMKQRREMFGDFTYIDQDFHYHSLYYLDLGKGKQKANMLHQLPKDLRVNGEGEFGNKKHEDDETSLPLTECMDIHICHYDISADGQKVVFNATPTPRIVDFHEQEIYLLDMKSKEITKLDITPLHVGNVLFSDDGSKICYNRYVQEKAIYNNITLEIYDLEKKETSQPIKHVDEHIFPVRWVEDGILVTWQERTNYIVGLVSEEGKLIPLVNKEDMAASSPSITSNGRNFVCIKATSLEAAEVYLNDKRITEQYKLYEGRQKSQKEVICWKTNDGLEIEGVLSKPTDYDSSKAYPLLLAVHGGPVAASIATPTTNKYQPIEQFVQKGFLVLEPNYRGSSGYGEAFRKANYRQLGLGDYEDVISGVDDLIEKGIVDPERVGIMGWSQGGYISAFCATYSNRFKAISVGAGISNWMTYYVNTDITTFTQFYLGDTPWNDEEIYRKTSPMTYINNASTPTLIQHGEKDTRVPVPNAFELYRGLKDVGVETELVIYKGMEHGSDKPGLNRAILKQNLDWFSHHILGEKLIENRKH from the coding sequence ATGAGTAAAAACGATACAAACTATTTAACGATTGAAGAAGTGATATCCTTATCCCATTTTCATGATACTGCCATTAGTGAGGATGGTCAGCAAGTAGCTTATGTAAGAAAAACATCAGATTGGGATGACAATACGTATCGTCAACATGTTTGGGTTTATGATAGCAATATCGACAAGAGTCATCCAGTCACTGTTGGTAAAAACGAAAGTATACATCCCCGGTGGTCTCCAGACTCTCAAAGTCTTGCTTACCTAAGCCCAGTAGGGGAAGGCGATGAAAAGAAGAAACAGATTTTTATCCAACCTAGTCAGGAAACGGGAGTGTTACAAATTTCTCATACTGAGCATAGTGTTGAAAACTTTAAATGGGCTCCAGACGGGAAAGGCCTCTTCTTCACAGCCAAACGTCCAGAATCAGAAAAAATGAAGCAGCGCAGGGAAATGTTCGGTGACTTCACCTACATTGACCAAGATTTTCATTATCATTCATTATATTATCTGGATCTTGGAAAAGGAAAACAAAAGGCGAACATGCTTCACCAACTTCCGAAAGATTTACGTGTTAATGGAGAAGGCGAATTTGGTAATAAGAAGCATGAAGATGATGAGACAAGCTTGCCGTTAACCGAATGTATGGACATTCATATTTGTCACTATGATATTTCAGCAGACGGTCAAAAAGTCGTTTTTAACGCGACTCCAACTCCAAGAATTGTTGACTTTCATGAACAAGAAATTTACCTTTTGGATATGAAATCCAAGGAAATTACGAAACTGGATATTACTCCTCTACACGTAGGGAATGTCCTTTTTTCTGACGATGGTTCGAAGATTTGCTACAACCGTTATGTGCAGGAAAAAGCGATTTATAACAATATTACACTGGAAATTTATGATCTGGAAAAAAAAGAAACTAGCCAGCCTATAAAACATGTAGACGAGCATATTTTTCCGGTTCGCTGGGTAGAAGACGGGATTTTGGTTACCTGGCAAGAGCGGACGAATTATATAGTAGGTCTCGTCTCCGAGGAGGGCAAGTTAATTCCCCTTGTCAATAAAGAGGACATGGCAGCCTCATCTCCATCAATCACTTCAAATGGTAGAAACTTTGTTTGTATCAAAGCAACATCGCTAGAGGCTGCCGAGGTATACCTTAACGATAAACGAATAACCGAACAGTATAAGCTGTATGAAGGGAGACAAAAGAGTCAAAAAGAAGTCATCTGTTGGAAAACGAATGATGGATTGGAAATTGAGGGGGTATTGTCTAAACCAACCGATTACGATTCTTCTAAGGCGTATCCGCTGCTTCTTGCCGTTCATGGGGGGCCGGTTGCGGCTTCCATCGCAACCCCAACTACGAACAAATACCAACCAATCGAACAATTCGTACAAAAAGGCTTTCTTGTCTTGGAACCGAATTACCGAGGGAGCTCGGGATACGGTGAAGCCTTTCGTAAAGCCAACTATCGTCAATTAGGGCTGGGTGACTACGAGGACGTTATTTCAGGAGTCGATGACCTTATCGAAAAAGGGATAGTAGACCCAGAAAGAGTCGGCATTATGGGATGGAGCCAAGGGGGATATATATCCGCTTTTTGTGCCACATACAGCAATCGTTTTAAAGCGATATCCGTTGGAGCTGGGATTTCCAATTGGATGACCTATTATGTCAATACAGACATCACCACGTTTACACAGTTTTACCTTGGGGATACACCTTGGAACGACGAGGAAATATACCGAAAAACGTCACCCATGACGTACATCAATAATGCCTCTACGCCAACATTGATTCAACACGGTGAAAAAGATACACGCGTCCCCGTGCCAAACGCCTTTGAGTTGTATCGCGGATTAAAAGATGTTGGTGTTGAAACAGAATTGGTTATATACAAAGGAATGGAGCACGGATCAGATAAACCTGGACTCAATCGGGCTATTTTAAAACAAAATTTAGACTGGTTCTCTCATCATATATTGGGCGAAAAATTAATAGAGAACCGAAAGCACTAG
- a CDS encoding GyrI-like domain-containing protein: MMTAKVVTRESFTIVGYQYQANLKEIEEQKLGKKTLTRLKKKVELVKNKAGAQVYLIQAYEMKPDFNPNVDRFTQVIGYKVSKPHEIPEGMISHTLPESRYVTTTHKGLETDLNQTYDYLYGKWFTENPYYPAGYDFEIWDERYKPEEAGNEIDVYIAMKSM; the protein is encoded by the coding sequence ATGATGACAGCTAAGGTTGTGACACGGGAATCATTCACGATTGTTGGTTATCAGTATCAGGCAAACTTAAAGGAAATTGAAGAACAGAAATTAGGAAAAAAGACATTAACGCGTTTGAAAAAAAAAGTGGAATTGGTAAAAAATAAAGCTGGGGCTCAGGTTTATTTAATCCAGGCTTATGAGATGAAGCCTGACTTTAACCCAAACGTCGATCGTTTCACACAAGTCATCGGCTATAAAGTATCCAAGCCACACGAAATTCCTGAAGGGATGATTTCACATACCTTGCCAGAGAGCAGGTATGTGACTACCACACATAAAGGGTTAGAAACTGATCTAAATCAAACATATGATTACTTATACGGAAAATGGTTCACAGAGAATCCATATTACCCCGCAGGCTACGACTTTGAAATCTGGGATGAGCGATATAAGCCGGAAGAAGCGGGGAATGAAATAGACGTTTACATTGCGATGAAAAGCATGTAA
- a CDS encoding potassium channel family protein, translating into MMLFIFEVMRIAVRMNKYTLVILTTVFLVSSSFIIHWIEPNMFKDAFIGFWYVMTTVTTTGYGDFVPETVLGKVFGLFLYFFGIGLIGIVIGKVVEGFGMYRKYKEEGKLRYKGSNHYVIIGWSDKARHTYNQLMEIEDNPDILLIDTLTSEPSEYGKLFYIQGDVTDKDTLERANIIESEAVLIFTENYVKDTTAADGKSLLIVSAIESYAKEKKKDIYTIVEILEEKHIINFKHANVDEFVVAGEALSDLMAKSAVHKGSSKLVMHLLSRKSGVDIWKLKKKASWETYNDAYEMLKQLGANLISDRHDFNILSKLDDPIPNDAELFIICNKETYERAMHA; encoded by the coding sequence ATGATGCTCTTTATATTTGAGGTAATGAGGATTGCAGTAAGAATGAATAAATACACGTTGGTTATCCTCACAACAGTGTTTCTAGTGAGTAGTTCTTTTATCATTCACTGGATAGAACCCAACATGTTTAAAGATGCATTTATTGGTTTCTGGTACGTAATGACAACTGTAACAACGACTGGTTATGGGGATTTTGTACCTGAAACCGTGCTTGGAAAGGTTTTTGGATTGTTCTTATATTTTTTTGGTATCGGGTTGATCGGGATTGTGATAGGGAAGGTTGTTGAGGGATTCGGTATGTATCGTAAATACAAGGAGGAAGGAAAGTTGCGGTATAAAGGCAGTAACCATTATGTAATTATTGGCTGGTCAGATAAAGCGAGACATACATATAATCAATTAATGGAAATAGAGGATAACCCCGATATTCTGTTAATTGATACGCTTACAAGTGAACCGAGCGAATATGGAAAACTATTTTACATCCAAGGGGACGTAACAGATAAGGATACATTAGAAAGAGCGAATATTATTGAATCAGAAGCTGTCCTTATTTTCACTGAAAACTATGTGAAGGATACAACAGCAGCAGATGGAAAGTCACTCTTGATAGTTTCGGCAATTGAAAGCTATGCAAAAGAGAAGAAGAAGGACATTTATACAATCGTAGAGATTTTAGAAGAAAAGCACATTATCAACTTTAAGCATGCGAATGTTGACGAATTTGTCGTCGCTGGTGAAGCTCTTTCTGATCTTATGGCTAAGTCGGCAGTCCATAAGGGATCGAGTAAATTAGTGATGCACCTTCTAAGTCGAAAATCGGGTGTTGATATTTGGAAATTAAAGAAAAAAGCATCATGGGAAACCTACAATGATGCTTATGAAATGTTGAAGCAATTAGGAGCAAACTTAATTTCTGATAGACATGACTTTAACATATTAAGTAAATTAGATGATCCCATTCCAAACGATGCAGAACTTTTTATCATCTGTAATAAAGAAACCTATGAACGAGCTATGCATGCATAA
- a CDS encoding GNAT family N-acetyltransferase → MEVRVVQSAKEKEDAYFVRRVVFVDEQQVPEEEEIDQYEQDAIHFVAYDEQKPVGAGRLRILDDIGKVERICVLKEYRKRGVGDLLMKKIEEEVTRHSIEELKLNAQTSAETFYTKLGYKVFSGEFFDAGIPHVAMKKQV, encoded by the coding sequence TTGGAAGTAAGGGTCGTACAATCAGCAAAAGAAAAAGAAGATGCCTACTTTGTAAGACGAGTTGTTTTTGTCGACGAACAACAAGTTCCTGAAGAGGAAGAGATCGATCAATATGAACAAGATGCGATCCACTTTGTCGCCTATGACGAACAGAAACCTGTCGGTGCAGGTCGACTGCGGATTCTTGATGATATTGGGAAAGTAGAGCGTATTTGCGTTCTGAAAGAATACCGAAAACGAGGTGTCGGCGATCTTCTCATGAAAAAAATTGAGGAAGAAGTCACTCGCCATTCCATTGAGGAGCTTAAGCTGAACGCTCAAACGAGTGCAGAAACGTTTTACACAAAGCTCGGATATAAAGTTTTTTCCGGTGAATTCTTTGATGCCGGTATTCCGCATGTGGCGATGAAAAAGCAAGTGTAA
- a CDS encoding YjcG family protein encodes MKYGITIFPSKKLQDIANSYRKRYDTHYALIPPHLTLKESFEAEEEDLPELLNEMRNAAKEVDPFTLEVYKFGSFHPVTNTIYMKTRENETLLALRNRLNSGKLEHHYDYKFVPHITIGQQLDNDECSDVFGRLKMESINHEELVDRFSLLYQLDNNMWTVYETFRLGKGE; translated from the coding sequence ATGAAATATGGCATAACCATTTTTCCATCAAAAAAACTACAAGATATCGCAAACTCATATCGCAAACGATACGATACACACTATGCGCTTATTCCACCGCATCTTACGTTAAAGGAATCTTTTGAAGCGGAAGAAGAGGATCTTCCAGAGCTGCTTAATGAAATGCGTAATGCAGCAAAAGAGGTGGACCCGTTTACATTGGAAGTCTATAAATTCGGGTCTTTCCACCCGGTAACGAATACGATTTATATGAAAACTCGAGAAAACGAAACACTCCTTGCTTTGAGAAATCGCTTGAACAGCGGAAAGCTTGAGCATCATTATGATTACAAGTTCGTACCGCACATTACCATTGGACAGCAATTAGATAACGATGAGTGTTCTGATGTGTTTGGACGATTAAAAATGGAGTCCATTAATCACGAAGAGTTAGTCGATCGTTTTTCTCTTTTATATCAGTTGGATAACAATATGTGGACAGTTTATGAGACGTTTCGTCTTGGTAAAGGAGAATAA
- a CDS encoding phosphatidylglycerophosphatase A family protein: MSERRPVHCHVVENAARTLLKERGVEIEDLARIVYDMQAQYNPDLQLEDCMDSVDKVLEKREIQHAVLVGIELDKLAEKKQLSEPLQSIVEMDEGLFGVDETIALGSVFGYGSIAVTSFGYLDKEKVGIIRELDQKKDDRVHTFLDDLLCSIAANASSRLAHRLRDRQERLREEEIKKRDEEERIG; encoded by the coding sequence ATGTCAGAAAGACGTCCAGTTCATTGTCACGTAGTAGAAAATGCAGCTAGAACATTGCTAAAAGAACGAGGCGTAGAAATTGAAGACCTCGCGAGGATCGTTTACGACATGCAAGCGCAATATAATCCAGACCTGCAACTGGAAGACTGCATGGACAGCGTCGATAAAGTACTAGAGAAACGTGAAATCCAACATGCGGTTCTAGTCGGAATCGAACTAGATAAATTAGCAGAAAAAAAACAGCTCTCAGAACCCCTCCAATCCATTGTAGAAATGGATGAAGGGTTGTTTGGTGTAGACGAAACGATAGCGTTAGGGTCGGTCTTCGGTTATGGAAGTATTGCTGTTACGTCTTTTGGTTATTTGGATAAAGAAAAAGTCGGCATCATCCGCGAGCTTGATCAAAAGAAAGACGACCGCGTCCATACCTTTCTAGATGACCTGCTTTGCAGCATCGCAGCCAATGCCTCAAGCCGCCTCGCCCACCGTCTAAGAGACCGACAAGAGCGTCTTAGAGAAGAAGAAATTAAAAAACGTGATGAAGAAGAACGGATTGGCTAA
- a CDS encoding DUF4145 domain-containing protein, giving the protein MEKLEDKVFCFRCKSETNHEVLMKYKQKYSHHDKGELLDIYNTIRCLGCDEIAFLHIYGPENKPDYMHFEAYHHFPEETKNLKPIPGFKVVVNKEFNYVPKHILELYDEVITAQNMDLLILCSAGIRTLIEAVCIELGIEKGKLYNNDGSVKNHSKGNLKGTPIISSSLEGKIYSLFEKGYLVWEQANILQRVRDIGNKAVHEIEVPPRKNIRKSIAIIEHVLEIIYELHKYRIDD; this is encoded by the coding sequence ATGGAAAAGTTAGAAGATAAAGTGTTTTGTTTTAGGTGTAAAAGCGAAACAAATCATGAGGTTTTAATGAAGTACAAACAGAAGTATAGCCACCATGATAAAGGTGAATTACTAGATATTTATAACACTATCCGTTGTTTAGGGTGTGATGAGATTGCTTTTTTACATATATATGGTCCAGAAAACAAACCTGATTATATGCATTTTGAGGCGTACCACCACTTCCCCGAGGAAACAAAAAACCTTAAACCTATTCCTGGTTTTAAAGTCGTTGTCAATAAAGAGTTTAACTATGTTCCAAAACATATACTTGAACTTTACGATGAAGTAATCACCGCTCAAAATATGGATTTGCTAATACTTTGCTCCGCTGGGATTAGAACCTTAATTGAAGCAGTTTGTATTGAATTGGGTATTGAAAAAGGAAAGCTATACAATAATGATGGTAGCGTTAAAAACCATAGTAAAGGGAATTTAAAGGGCACTCCTATTATTTCATCTAGTTTAGAGGGTAAGATTTATAGTCTGTTTGAAAAGGGTTATTTAGTTTGGGAACAAGCGAATATACTTCAGCGTGTTAGAGATATTGGTAATAAAGCTGTACACGAAATTGAAGTGCCCCCCCGTAAAAACATCCGCAAAAGTATTGCGATTATTGAGCATGTATTGGAAATAATATACGAATTACATAAATACAGAATTGACGATTAA
- a CDS encoding phage tail tube protein, which yields MSCDGVYVRDDDGYNALVSAMRNKEKVTIRWTEQGDNTFEGTALVLSRDLEGPYDGEATYSMELQGSGEPQAV from the coding sequence ATTAGTTGTGATGGCGTTTATGTACGTGATGATGATGGCTACAATGCGCTAGTTAGTGCTATGCGTAATAAGGAGAAGGTAACGATACGCTGGACTGAACAGGGCGATAACACGTTTGAAGGTACTGCGCTGGTACTTAGCCGTGACCTAGAAGGACCTTACGATGGCGAAGCTACGTACTCTATGGAGTTGCAAGGTAGCGGGGAACCGCAGGCAGTTTAA